Below is a window of Camelina sativa cultivar DH55 chromosome 11, Cs, whole genome shotgun sequence DNA.
ATTTTCTTAGGTGATGATTCCATCTCACGTGTCATGTTCCTTGATTGCTTATGTTTCGGTTGAGGACTACTCAACTGTGTCCAAAGATTTGTTTGCCCAAATCCGGAGATTTATTCTCATTGAAGAGCCTCTTCCTTGTGGAGACATTTTGAAAGAGGtcagttttgttgatttttaccattttttttcgATTAGTCTcatgtttgttttgattataaAGGTTTGTTTATGAGCAGATGGAAGAACCAAAACCTATTGTTCTAAGTCCCTCAGGAGAGTTATTTGGTGTCTGTCATAATTGTAACATACATATATGGAATGCGTCTTTTGGGGCACCGAAGCATCTCATGCCAAAGGAGACGACGTTACGTCACACACAGTTGATTTCTGTTTTTGCTTTCCATCCCAATCAGAAAATATTAGCAGCCGGTGATGTAACAGGAAGAGTGTTAATTTGGAAGGATATTGGTAATGGAGAACTTGCTTCAGTGAAAAGTGAAGATGACCCTGAATCTTCTTGCACTACTTTTAACTGGCACTCTGCTGAAGTAACCGTCCTTAATTTCTCTTCAGATGGAGCACTTTTGTATTCTGGTGAGACTGAGTTATTTTCTCTTCATAGTGACTGTATCTATGTGTGTGGATCAAACAATTAACTTTTCAGAACTTGTGTGTAAGTATTGACTTCTTATGCTATATTTCTTTTGCTTGCGACTCTTTTAGGGGTAAAGGAAGGGGATCTTGTTGTTTGGGAGCTAGATACTGGGAAGAAGCAACTTTTGCCAAAGATAGAATCTCCCTTGTTGTATTTCATCTTCTCTTCAGATCCAACTCTTTCTTCCGGTATAGCTGCTCTTTGTACAGCTAATCATTGTGTTCAACTCTACAACCTTTTAAGTGACCATGAAGTTTCAGAGGTTAGCATCCTATAAAGGTTCATTGAGTTTTGTCTGATAGTTGTTTGGTTTTACTATTTAACAAACCTAACAGATGCAGGTTCAAGTTTGCGAGAGAAATCATCAGCCAGATAATGATGGAGTGCGGGTTcgtaaattttgtttcttctatttaACATGAAGGTATATCCGTCGACCTCTTAAGGATTTTAAACAGAAGCCATGAAGATGTTCTTTTCGATCCTTGTAGCGATGAAAAGCTCGAGACTAGCGCCATAGATTATGAGGTTTTTCTTGCAGcaataagaaagaagagaagctaTGATGTTAGAGAGACCTtgggaaacaatttttttgtggaTCAACGCTCAGTTTCCCGCCATATCCCGATGTGTGCACTGCTTGCTATCTTTGGTTCCCAGATGCTTAAAAAGGTGTGTGAAAGTGAAAGAGTAGAGTGACAAAACTGAAAGACATATAGCTCTTGAGAGACCACATATTTTGGAACCTATTTATTTGGATATAACAGCATTTTGTTGGTAgccttttttattatttttggttagagATCCGATCTGACTCCTTGCAACTACCAATATGATATGTAGAAACTGGAATAGTGATCCTGGAAGTCTCTAGGTTACATAAAAGGGTTGTTTTGATAATAGTGGAGCTTCATTCATCATGTAGAACTTGCTGATTTGAGAggtgtataatataattattacatTTGTTTTAACCAAATATCTCTTCATATCTTTCAACCTACTACAGCAAGCTTATTTCGATTTCGAGGCCCTCACAACGTCTTCCTTGCTCCAGTCTCAAAAAGTTCTTCCACGACGTCAAGTTTTATGTAAGTTTTTAACAAAtgaatcatctctctctctcttctatcgCACATACAATTTTGAATCTTGCTATATATATGAGCATGTATGTatgttggttgtttgttttgtaggGATTTAAAAGAGTTAAGGGGTCTCTGCACATTGAATTCGGAAATGCCTATTTTGTGAGAGGTAAACCCGAGCTCTTGCAGAAGATGCAGCGGAAGTCTTTTGACAAGAATCTCCGTAAATATCAAGCAGCTATTACAGCAGAGAATCAAGCAATTCAGGATGCAAAGGAAGCAGAGGCTCGCTTGCAACATTTGCgtatttgatctttttttttcttttcttcacaagtttgctattgttgttcttcttgttgctttctTTCTATGTATCAACGCTTTCTTCTTTTAGTTGCTTTCTTTCTATGTATGAACACTTACTTTGGTGGCTTTTGTTTAAGTTTGGGGTTTCTGATTCGATTTGTTGCTATGTTTTCTCTAAG
It encodes the following:
- the LOC104721577 gene encoding WD repeat-containing protein 75-like isoform X3, whose amino-acid sequence is MIRGGRNNITSAPAFSKDAKKLLLCTANSVSVYSVATGLKITSLEGHTTPVTTVIVDLKSDDTFTYCWTSSLDGKIHLWEFSEPKLLKAFDTHLPIYSLVMIPSHVSCSLIAYVSVEDYSTVSKDLFAQIRRFILIEEPLPCGDILKEMEEPKPIVLSPSGELFGVCHNCNIHIWNASFGAPKHLMPKETTLRHTQLISVFAFHPNQKILAAGDVTGRVLIWKDIGNGELASVKSEDDPESSCTTFNWHSAEVTVLNFSSDGALLYSGVKEGDLVVWELDTGKKQLLPKIESPLLYFIFSSDPTLSSGIAALCTANHCVQLYNLLSDHEVSEMQVQVCERNHQPDNDGVRR
- the LOC104721577 gene encoding WD repeat-containing protein 75-like isoform X1, encoding MIRGGRNNITSAPAFSKDAKKLLLCTANSVSVYSVATGLKITSLEGHTTPVTTVIVDLKSDDTFTYCWTSSLDGKIHLWEFSEPKLLKAFDTHLPIYSLVMIPSHVSCSLIAYVSVEDYSTVSKDLFAQIRRFILIEEPLPCGDILKEMEEPKPIVLSPSGELFGVCHNCNIHIWNASFGAPKHLMPKETTLRHTQLISVFAFHPNQKILAAGDVTGRVLIWKDIGNGELASVKSEDDPESSCTTFNWHSAEVTVLNFSSDGALLYSGVKEGDLVVWELDTGKKQLLPKIESPLLYFIFSSDPTLSSGIAALCTANHCVQLYNLLSDHEVSEMQVQVCERNHQPDNDGVRVRKFCFFYLT
- the LOC104721577 gene encoding WD repeat-containing protein 75-like isoform X2 is translated as MIRGGRNNITSAPAFSKDAKKLLLCTANSVSVYSVATGLKITSLEGHTTPVTTVIVDLKSDDTFTYCWTSSLDGKIHLWEFSEPKLLKAFDTHLPIYSLVMIPSHVSCSLIAYVSVEDYSTVSKDLFAQIRRFILIEEPLPCGDILKEMEEPKPIVLSPSGELFGVCHNCNIHIWNASFGAPKHLMPKETTLRHTQLISVFAFHPNQKILAAGDVTGRVLIWKDIGNGELASVKSEDDPESSCTTFNWHSAEVTVLNFSSDGALLYSGVKEGDLVVWELDTGKKQLLPKIESPLLYFIFSSDPTLSSGIAALCTANHCVQLYNLLSDHEVSEVQVCERNHQPDNDGVRVRKFCFFYLT
- the LOC104721577 gene encoding WD repeat-containing protein 75-like isoform X4, translated to MIRGGRNNITSAPAFSKDAKKLLLCTANSVSVYSVATGLKITSLEGHTTPVTTVIVDLKSDDTFTYCWTSSLDGKIHLWEFSEPKLLKAFDTHLPIYSLVMIPSHVSCSLIAYVSVEDYSTVSKDLFAQIRRFILIEEPLPCGDILKEMEEPKPIVLSPSGELFGVCHNCNIHIWNASFGAPKHLMPKETTLRHTQLISVFAFHPNQKILAAGDVTGRVLIWKDIGNGELASVKSEDDPESSCTTFNWHSAEVTVLNFSSDGALLYSGVKEGDLVVWELDTGKKQLLPKIESPLLYFIFSSDPTLSSGIAALCTANHCVQLYNLLSDHEVSEVQVCERNHQPDNDGVRR